A genomic segment from Lutibacter sp. A80 encodes:
- a CDS encoding right-handed parallel beta-helix repeat-containing protein has protein sequence MKNTILTYLSIIALFISYQANAVEIINIKHADGDMAYVVRTAIEEAKEKDIKLVFEKENYTFHTDYAIGKYLYITNHGNGFKKIIFNFEGFNSVEIEGNGAEFIFRGQAAPMVFEGCNTVKVSNLTIDWDIPFSFQGDVIAVNKQEGYYDLKPYTEGFSWQLKKGKIEFPGINHFNFNSLGSSLSHNKETKAVDYGAWDQSLRPNYVEKLANGNLRFYDKNMKKFPRVGSVLQSKGDKKNNRYAPAFLVRNSKNIRFNNVIIHHALGMGFLFERSEDIDILNSGIFIREGSDRVISIIADATHFANCKGEILIENCRFEGMYDDGTNVHGTYVEVTDILDDKTLRFILKHDQQMGFEFAGIDDEIWFIKNPNPQRADVNKVIDVKVINDYYSELTFENKLPSDLKVGDILENKTWNPTFTMRGNTIRDHRARNIIIKTPKKIIIEDNDLSSMMSSIMLRGETFYWFESGNVEEVIIRNNRFVDCAYGGAEHAILKVSPRLGKTFDQTITYDRNILFENNTIETFDNRIIWADRLDGLIVRDNTIKQTTTEKPQYPNASMFDFENCKNIEVYKNTYEGNCTNILKTDAVSKKSLKFKKNKGLKVKL, from the coding sequence ATGAAGAACACAATTTTAACATACCTTTCAATAATAGCTTTATTTATATCGTATCAAGCAAATGCAGTTGAAATAATTAATATAAAGCATGCTGATGGAGATATGGCATACGTAGTAAGAACAGCAATTGAAGAGGCTAAAGAGAAAGATATTAAGTTAGTTTTTGAAAAAGAAAATTATACATTTCATACAGATTATGCAATTGGTAAATATTTATACATAACCAATCATGGTAATGGATTTAAAAAAATAATTTTCAATTTTGAAGGGTTTAATTCTGTAGAAATTGAAGGAAATGGGGCTGAATTTATTTTTAGAGGTCAGGCTGCTCCTATGGTTTTTGAAGGTTGCAATACAGTTAAAGTGAGTAACTTAACTATTGATTGGGATATTCCTTTTAGTTTTCAAGGTGATGTAATAGCTGTAAATAAACAAGAAGGTTATTACGATTTAAAGCCATATACAGAGGGGTTCTCATGGCAATTAAAAAAAGGAAAAATTGAATTCCCTGGAATTAATCATTTTAATTTTAATTCTTTAGGTAGTTCATTGTCACATAATAAAGAAACTAAAGCGGTAGATTATGGTGCTTGGGATCAATCTTTAAGACCAAATTATGTTGAAAAATTAGCAAACGGAAATTTGCGTTTTTATGATAAAAACATGAAAAAATTTCCAAGAGTAGGTTCTGTTTTACAATCTAAGGGAGACAAAAAAAACAACCGTTATGCACCAGCATTTTTAGTGCGTAATTCAAAAAATATTCGTTTTAATAATGTAATAATTCACCATGCTTTAGGAATGGGGTTTTTGTTTGAAAGATCTGAAGATATAGATATTTTAAATAGTGGTATTTTTATTAGAGAAGGGTCAGATAGAGTAATTTCTATAATTGCAGATGCTACCCACTTTGCCAATTGTAAAGGTGAAATTTTGATAGAAAACTGTCGATTTGAAGGAATGTATGATGATGGAACTAATGTACATGGTACTTATGTAGAAGTAACAGATATTTTAGATGATAAGACTCTTCGTTTTATATTGAAACACGATCAACAAATGGGGTTTGAATTTGCTGGAATTGATGATGAAATTTGGTTTATTAAAAATCCTAATCCTCAACGTGCAGATGTAAATAAAGTAATTGATGTAAAAGTAATTAACGATTATTATTCAGAATTAACATTTGAGAATAAATTACCTTCAGATTTAAAAGTAGGGGATATTTTAGAAAACAAAACTTGGAATCCTACTTTTACTATGCGTGGAAATACAATTCGAGACCATAGAGCAAGAAATATTATTATTAAAACACCAAAAAAAATAATTATTGAGGATAACGATTTATCTTCAATGATGTCATCTATTATGTTAAGGGGTGAAACATTTTATTGGTTTGAATCTGGGAATGTAGAAGAAGTAATTATTAGAAATAATCGTTTTGTAGATTGTGCTTACGGAGGAGCAGAACATGCTATTTTAAAAGTATCTCCTCGCTTAGGAAAAACATTTGACCAAACGATTACATATGATAGGAACATTCTTTTTGAAAATAATACAATTGAAACTTTTGATAATCGTATTATTTGGGCAGATAGATTGGATGGTTTAATTGTTAGAGATAATACAATTAAGCAAACAACAACAGAAAAACCACAATATCCAAATGCATCTATGTTCGATTTTGAAAATTGTAAAAATATAGAGGTGTATAAAAATACTTATGAAGGAAATTGTACAAATATTTTAAAAACAGATGCTGTTTCTAAAAAATCATTAAAGTTTAAAAAGAACAAAGGTTTAAAGGTTAAATTGTAA
- a CDS encoding sulfatase — protein sequence MKINYLKFFVVALFVSLFFSCASKTESKIVETKKPNILWIIAEDLSPFMGCYGDTINKGHTPVIDELAAEGVLFKRAYSTAPVCSAARSAFITGKMQTTTGTHNHRSSRFTNGEVVPEELQIHLPEGMKTIPELMKEAGYFTFNSGKDDYNFHYDRRAMYDVGTKEDYVAGMNGWQGNFAIDYMTVKDYVWNARTDKNQPWFGQVQIMGGKKDAKYVREGEELAINDVPLPLYFPNIPSQRKAWTEHYNANRGSDVTVEKILKQLEKDGELENTIIFFFSDHGSPSSLRHKQFCYEGGMLVPLMIKGNHPELKAGLVRNDLVSLLDVSATTLAMGGAKMPDYLDGQDLFASDYKGSKYVVGARDRCDYTIDRIRTVVSEKYRYIRNYFPERPMMQAGYRDNKPIVKDLKKLHDEGKLTAYQDKHWFGIRPTEEFYDLEADPDQMNNLANNPKFAEVLKEHREYLENWIKETNDQGQYPEASAQLKATYNMWKDRPRFKNAKINPEYDQFKTEE from the coding sequence ATGAAAATTAATTATTTAAAATTTTTTGTAGTAGCCCTTTTTGTTAGTCTATTTTTTTCTTGTGCATCTAAAACAGAAAGCAAGATTGTAGAAACTAAAAAACCAAATATCTTATGGATAATTGCAGAAGATTTATCACCTTTTATGGGGTGTTATGGAGATACAATAAATAAAGGTCATACACCAGTAATAGATGAATTAGCAGCTGAAGGAGTATTGTTTAAAAGAGCATACTCAACAGCTCCAGTTTGTTCTGCAGCAAGATCTGCTTTTATAACTGGAAAAATGCAAACTACAACGGGAACTCATAATCATAGATCTAGTAGGTTTACAAATGGTGAAGTAGTACCAGAAGAATTGCAAATTCATTTGCCAGAAGGAATGAAAACAATTCCTGAATTAATGAAAGAAGCTGGTTATTTTACTTTCAACAGTGGTAAAGATGATTACAATTTTCATTATGATAGAAGGGCAATGTACGATGTTGGAACTAAAGAAGATTATGTTGCAGGAATGAATGGATGGCAAGGTAATTTTGCTATTGATTATATGACGGTAAAAGATTATGTATGGAATGCTCGCACAGATAAAAACCAACCGTGGTTTGGTCAGGTTCAAATAATGGGAGGGAAAAAAGATGCAAAATATGTACGTGAAGGTGAAGAATTGGCAATTAACGATGTTCCATTACCTCTATATTTTCCAAATATTCCATCACAACGCAAAGCTTGGACAGAACATTATAATGCCAATAGAGGATCTGATGTTACTGTAGAAAAGATATTAAAACAATTAGAAAAAGATGGAGAATTAGAAAATACAATTATATTTTTCTTTTCAGATCACGGAAGTCCTTCATCATTACGTCATAAGCAATTCTGTTATGAAGGAGGGATGTTAGTACCTTTAATGATTAAAGGAAATCATCCAGAATTAAAAGCTGGACTTGTTAGAAATGATTTAGTATCATTATTAGATGTTTCAGCAACTACGTTAGCTATGGGAGGAGCAAAAATGCCAGATTATTTAGACGGACAAGATTTGTTTGCTTCCGATTACAAAGGTTCTAAATATGTGGTTGGCGCAAGAGATAGATGCGATTATACTATAGACAGAATTAGAACTGTAGTGTCAGAAAAGTATAGATATATCAGAAATTATTTTCCTGAAAGACCTATGATGCAAGCTGGTTATAGGGATAATAAACCTATTGTAAAAGATTTAAAGAAACTACACGATGAAGGAAAGTTAACAGCCTATCAAGATAAACATTGGTTTGGAATAAGACCGACTGAAGAATTTTATGATTTAGAAGCTGACCCAGATCAAATGAATAATTTAGCTAACAATCCTAAATTTGCAGAAGTATTGAAAGAACATAGAGAATATTTAGAAAATTGGATTAAAGAAACAAATGATCAAGGACAATATCCAGAAGCTTCAGCACAATTAAAAGCAACATACAATATGTGGAAAGATCGCCCACGTTTTAAAAATGCAAAAATAAATCCAGAGTACGATCAATTTAAAACAGAAGAATAA
- a CDS encoding sulfatase yields the protein MKTKISFLLVAFFLFLGFKIEAQNKPNLIIIHTDEHSFRTLSCYQDIMSEDQAFVWGKGNNVNTPNIDKIAVEGAICTSYYASSPVCTPSRASLVTGLYPQATGAPKNGMHIREDIPTFATILQEQGYATSYVGKWHLDGHEKYTFDIKYKAGFNDNRYMMRGGHAPYFHIKDGNIKGVNDKVAKKFPADEIIHVTDYFTDKTLEILERDKNKPFALMLSIPDPHTPDYAKPPYNTMYKDMDIIPPKTMDPSYTAIKPSWAIGTENTNEAIGKQAFNKEALRQYFGMVKHIDDSVGRILKFLDDNNLTDNTIIIFTSDHGDMFFEHNRRNKGVPYEASAKIPFVIRYPGKIKSGKVINTAYTNVDFTPTILSLMGVKTSEKFHGLDTSEDFLNDEKEITSDRITYFAKSGGWWVAAVNNRYKLVLDKKEKPYLFDLKKDPNELINFYNDKDYKDIAKKLQTELFKQMKAVDEPGLKGKRAYIIE from the coding sequence ATGAAAACTAAAATATCATTTTTATTAGTCGCTTTTTTCCTTTTTTTAGGTTTTAAAATTGAGGCTCAAAATAAACCCAATTTAATAATAATTCATACAGATGAACACAGTTTTAGAACACTAAGCTGTTATCAAGATATAATGTCTGAAGACCAGGCATTTGTTTGGGGGAAAGGAAACAATGTGAATACACCAAATATTGATAAAATTGCAGTAGAAGGAGCAATTTGTACAAGCTATTATGCTTCCTCTCCTGTTTGTACTCCTTCTAGGGCATCACTAGTTACGGGCTTATATCCACAAGCAACAGGTGCGCCAAAAAACGGGATGCATATTCGTGAAGATATACCAACATTTGCAACAATTTTACAAGAGCAAGGTTATGCAACTTCTTATGTGGGAAAATGGCATTTAGATGGTCATGAAAAATATACTTTTGATATTAAATATAAAGCGGGTTTTAATGATAATAGATATATGATGCGTGGAGGTCATGCTCCTTATTTCCATATTAAAGATGGTAATATTAAAGGTGTTAATGATAAAGTTGCTAAAAAATTTCCTGCAGATGAAATAATTCATGTAACCGATTATTTTACGGATAAGACATTAGAAATTTTAGAACGTGATAAAAATAAACCATTTGCGTTAATGTTATCTATACCAGATCCTCATACACCAGATTATGCAAAACCACCTTATAATACTATGTATAAAGATATGGATATAATCCCTCCCAAAACAATGGATCCATCGTATACCGCAATAAAACCATCTTGGGCAATTGGTACTGAAAATACTAATGAGGCAATTGGGAAACAGGCATTTAATAAAGAAGCTTTACGTCAATATTTTGGAATGGTAAAACATATAGATGATAGTGTTGGTCGAATTTTAAAATTTTTAGATGATAATAATTTAACAGATAACACCATTATTATTTTTACTTCAGATCACGGAGATATGTTTTTCGAACACAACAGAAGAAACAAAGGAGTTCCATACGAAGCTTCAGCAAAAATTCCATTTGTGATTCGTTATCCTGGGAAAATTAAATCAGGGAAAGTGATTAATACAGCTTATACCAATGTAGATTTTACGCCAACAATATTAAGTTTAATGGGGGTGAAAACTTCCGAGAAATTTCATGGCTTAGATACTTCAGAAGATTTTTTAAACGATGAAAAAGAAATAACAAGTGATAGAATTACATATTTTGCCAAGTCTGGTGGATGGTGGGTAGCTGCGGTAAATAATCGTTATAAATTAGTATTGGATAAAAAAGAAAAACCCTATTTATTTGATCTTAAAAAAGATCCAAACGAATTGATTAATTTTTATAACGATAAAGATTATAAAGATATTGCTAAAAAATTACAAACAGAATTATTTAAGCAAATGAAAGCAGTTGATGAACCAGGTTTAAAAGGAAAAAGAGCTTATATAATTGAATAA
- a CDS encoding sialate O-acetylesterase: MRIRLVILVAFGCFCHSIQAQNVKESTVEVVLLAGQSNMAGAGNYDELDEAIRNRVEEVSHRVSLSFNGNVAKPLAFYNNKPSEKYPFLKRFGPELLLGVTLAEKYPSKEFLLIKRSQGGTALYGAWNPFWKEKKAKKIEKGFKQNLQLFNMHIADINKNLEDLKSKGKTYRIIGLAWMQGENDAILKVAAKSYQKNLKKLVKAYRKTFNVLKMPIVIGQINSRYGIDGGANLVRQNMEKFVKQDKYATIIRTSTDTSWSDFPKHTDNVHYNTEGQKRLGIAFAKAFYF; encoded by the coding sequence ATGAGAATTAGACTTGTAATACTTGTAGCTTTTGGATGTTTTTGTCATTCAATACAAGCACAAAATGTAAAAGAATCTACGGTAGAGGTTGTGTTATTAGCAGGTCAAAGTAACATGGCCGGAGCTGGTAATTATGATGAGTTAGATGAAGCAATTAGGAATAGAGTTGAAGAAGTTTCGCATAGAGTTTCTTTAAGTTTTAATGGAAATGTAGCTAAACCATTAGCTTTTTATAATAATAAACCATCAGAGAAATATCCATTTTTAAAACGTTTTGGTCCAGAATTGTTATTAGGTGTTACATTGGCTGAAAAATACCCTTCAAAAGAATTTTTATTAATTAAGCGTTCTCAAGGAGGTACGGCATTGTATGGAGCTTGGAATCCTTTTTGGAAAGAGAAAAAAGCAAAAAAAATAGAAAAAGGATTTAAACAAAATTTGCAGCTATTTAATATGCATATTGCTGATATTAATAAAAATTTAGAAGATTTAAAATCTAAAGGTAAAACGTATCGAATTATTGGTTTAGCTTGGATGCAAGGTGAAAATGATGCTATTTTAAAAGTAGCAGCAAAAAGTTATCAAAAGAATTTGAAAAAATTAGTAAAAGCATATCGAAAAACATTTAATGTACTTAAAATGCCGATTGTTATTGGGCAAATAAATTCAAGATACGGTATAGATGGTGGAGCAAATTTAGTACGACAAAATATGGAAAAGTTTGTAAAGCAAGATAAGTATGCTACAATTATTAGAACTTCAACAGACACATCGTGGAGCGATTTTCCAAAACATACTGATAATGTACATTACAATACCGAAGGACAAAAACGTTTAGGAATTGCTTTTGCAAAGGCTTTTTATTTTTAA
- a CDS encoding alpha-amylase family protein: MKITIRVRLLLFTVFLLSSLSINAQSLEKEAISKIKSLEKLIKKAEKKNIDVLKEKTTVRTAEIFLKNAAWDEENVSINTKSFQLVPSFKKDALKMAENLATFERNDVIFMLDDAIDFLQLLIDEKVYRKPSPNVDWRKVIVEEDQLTFNGRPVFLADYTWKPKVKSLTEYHGNQDGFFLTPSYVVKEDGTVNHNKIKELTTKPEGSLGFIFLNHKTIPNWAEQKYGPNYGMREDTYTVYDIDNPGAREIQQKLLKSVVPLMAGKKYTQLGYMLCNEPHFYTYTDATKNKLPWASGGVSQYTIEKFKVWLAAKHKNIKVLNNLWNTNFNSFNEVVIQIPIDISLKGTPIWYDWTSFNMDRVTDWYSFLKSEITNYDSEAKVHLKIMPNLWTDNKRAHGIDLEALTELSGIIGNDSGADHTYTWGKPHEWQKYYAFEWRELCMGFDFMKSVSPNKINFNSELHYLSTVRSRNLYLDPMYARATFWLAHSYGMTASQIWYWPRNEDGSISKKAMNDKGYAGSNTMQPRVTNEVATTLIDLNSFSEEIMKMQRQRKPLRIFYSKTSAINKEAHMDDLYKLYKSLNFEGISLGFVTENIIKKQDDNNWDVVLVYKTPFVTTNELKELQNYLDNGGIVIVDNESLLKNEYGKTQISLEQSKGTLIKLNSFSKIKEKALSILNNRNLLPEVAISETNLADTKGCIWKVVKNKAGNNVLSVVNVGKSNATLEIMLNGSSKIVCKDLLKGIEVSSNPVLKPNEVFFVEVTKSE, from the coding sequence ATGAAAATTACAATTAGAGTTCGTTTACTATTATTTACAGTTTTTCTTTTATCGAGTTTGTCAATTAATGCACAATCGTTAGAAAAAGAAGCAATTTCTAAAATTAAATCTTTAGAAAAATTAATAAAAAAAGCAGAAAAGAAAAATATAGATGTTTTAAAAGAAAAAACTACGGTTAGAACAGCTGAAATATTTTTAAAAAATGCAGCTTGGGACGAAGAAAATGTAAGTATAAATACAAAGAGTTTTCAGTTGGTACCTTCATTTAAAAAAGATGCTTTAAAAATGGCTGAAAATTTAGCAACTTTTGAACGAAATGATGTGATTTTCATGTTAGATGACGCTATTGATTTTTTACAATTATTGATTGATGAAAAAGTCTATAGAAAACCGAGTCCAAATGTAGATTGGAGAAAAGTAATTGTAGAGGAAGACCAATTAACATTTAACGGGCGTCCAGTTTTTTTGGCAGATTATACTTGGAAACCAAAAGTGAAAAGTTTAACAGAATATCATGGAAATCAAGATGGTTTCTTTTTAACACCTTCTTATGTTGTGAAAGAAGACGGAACCGTAAACCATAATAAAATAAAAGAGTTAACAACTAAACCGGAAGGATCTTTAGGATTTATTTTTCTAAATCATAAAACAATACCTAATTGGGCAGAACAAAAATATGGACCAAATTATGGAATGCGTGAAGATACATACACTGTTTATGATATAGATAATCCAGGAGCAAGAGAAATTCAACAGAAATTACTAAAAAGTGTTGTTCCATTAATGGCAGGTAAAAAATATACACAGCTAGGTTATATGTTATGTAACGAACCACATTTTTATACATATACTGATGCTACAAAGAATAAATTACCATGGGCTTCAGGAGGTGTTTCTCAATATACAATTGAAAAATTTAAAGTTTGGTTAGCTGCTAAACATAAAAATATAAAAGTCTTAAATAACTTGTGGAATACTAATTTTAATAGTTTTAATGAAGTTGTAATTCAAATACCTATTGATATTAGTTTAAAAGGAACGCCAATTTGGTATGATTGGACTTCTTTTAATATGGACAGAGTAACAGATTGGTATTCGTTTTTAAAATCAGAAATTACAAATTATGATTCTGAAGCTAAAGTACATTTAAAAATTATGCCAAATCTTTGGACTGATAATAAACGTGCTCATGGTATAGATTTAGAAGCTTTAACAGAGTTAAGCGGAATTATTGGAAACGATTCCGGTGCAGATCATACTTATACTTGGGGTAAACCTCATGAATGGCAAAAATATTATGCTTTTGAATGGAGAGAGTTGTGTATGGGTTTTGATTTTATGAAATCTGTAAGTCCAAATAAAATAAACTTTAATTCAGAATTACATTATTTATCAACTGTTAGGTCTAGAAATTTATATTTAGATCCAATGTATGCAAGAGCAACTTTTTGGTTGGCACATTCCTATGGAATGACAGCGAGTCAAATTTGGTATTGGCCAAGAAATGAAGATGGATCAATTTCTAAAAAAGCAATGAATGATAAAGGTTATGCAGGTTCAAATACTATGCAGCCAAGAGTTACAAATGAAGTTGCAACCACATTAATCGATTTAAATTCGTTTTCAGAAGAAATAATGAAAATGCAACGCCAAAGAAAACCATTAAGAATATTTTATTCAAAAACTTCAGCAATAAATAAAGAAGCACATATGGATGATCTTTATAAACTGTACAAGTCTCTTAACTTTGAAGGAATATCTTTAGGTTTTGTAACCGAAAATATTATAAAAAAACAAGATGATAATAATTGGGATGTTGTATTGGTCTATAAAACCCCTTTTGTTACAACTAATGAATTAAAAGAACTTCAAAATTATTTAGATAATGGTGGAATTGTAATTGTTGACAATGAAAGTTTATTGAAAAATGAATACGGAAAAACACAAATAAGTTTAGAACAATCTAAAGGAACACTTATTAAGTTGAATTCTTTTTCAAAAATAAAAGAGAAAGCATTGTCTATTTTAAACAATAGAAACTTACTGCCTGAAGTTGCTATTTCTGAAACAAATTTAGCAGATACAAAAGGTTGTATTTGGAAAGTGGTAAAAAATAAGGCAGGAAATAATGTGCTTTCTGTAGTAAATGTTGGTAAATCAAATGCTACTTTAGAAATTATGTTAAATGGAAGTTCAAAAATTGTGTGTAAAGATTTATTAAAAGGAATTGAAGTTAGTTCAAATCCAGTATTAAAACCTAATGAAGTATTTTTTGTAGAAGTAACAAAATCAGAATAA
- a CDS encoding FAD-dependent oxidoreductase gives MKRRKFFNTSAKGALAAGLFPFFGDLTAQTSEGTDKRLFNWNEGVEGQIKKDPVRKKTLNVDVVVVGGGMSGISAAVSAARNGAKVVLVQDRPVLGGNASSEMRVTVNGVQNLQNKHRVERETGIVEELLIENWHYNPQESYPVWDHVLYNYVVREKNLTLLLNTTAKDVFMDGNKIKSIVCRQLTTETDFTLNAAIFCDCSGDGLMAATAGAEFRMGREGKAEFNEKYAPEEPDGWVMGDCFMMITKDMGRPVPFYPPDYALPFNAKKAFEDKHRKIKQVKEGFWWVELSSDTDIIGERDEIRHRLMAHFYGVWDHIKNSGDFPEAANLALDWIGSIPGRRESRRFMGDYILTEGDLLGNTQFDDAIAFGGWSLDEHCPGGIENLDEPASYFHARFSEVYQIPFRCLYSKNIDNLLFAGRNISVSHIALSSTRIIGTCSMLGQAAGAAAAMCVQKGVNPRGLYKKHMNQLQEQLLRDDSYFPNRPANDPMDKAKKADLIVASSTSSGNVKLLLDGVSRDEIDKPHHWQSEGLNAELQLEWRSPVNLTSVEMKFDTNLQRKMMMHKNPKKNEGQILGIPPELAKSFVVEARVKGNWKKLGAVDNNKTRLVKVNFDKIKTTAVRVKIDETYGAPNVKMFEIRCY, from the coding sequence ATGAAACGTAGAAAATTTTTTAATACCAGTGCAAAAGGAGCTTTGGCAGCAGGGTTGTTTCCATTTTTTGGTGATTTAACTGCACAAACATCAGAGGGAACAGATAAAAGGTTGTTTAATTGGAATGAAGGTGTAGAAGGTCAAATTAAAAAGGATCCAGTTAGAAAAAAAACATTAAATGTAGATGTTGTTGTTGTGGGTGGAGGTATGTCTGGTATTTCAGCGGCTGTTTCTGCTGCTAGAAATGGAGCAAAAGTAGTTTTAGTTCAAGACAGACCAGTTTTGGGTGGAAATGCTTCAAGTGAAATGAGGGTAACCGTAAATGGAGTTCAAAATTTACAAAATAAACATAGAGTTGAAAGAGAAACAGGTATTGTTGAAGAGCTTTTAATTGAAAATTGGCATTATAATCCACAGGAATCATATCCAGTTTGGGATCACGTTTTATACAATTATGTAGTTCGTGAAAAAAATCTGACTTTGTTGTTAAATACAACAGCAAAAGATGTTTTTATGGATGGAAATAAAATTAAATCAATAGTTTGTCGACAGCTAACTACAGAAACAGACTTTACGTTAAACGCAGCAATTTTTTGCGATTGTTCTGGAGATGGTTTAATGGCAGCTACTGCAGGAGCAGAATTTAGAATGGGGAGAGAAGGGAAAGCAGAATTTAATGAAAAATATGCTCCCGAAGAACCAGATGGTTGGGTAATGGGAGATTGCTTTATGATGATTACCAAAGATATGGGAAGGCCAGTACCATTTTATCCTCCAGACTACGCTTTGCCATTTAATGCTAAAAAAGCATTTGAAGATAAGCATAGAAAAATAAAGCAAGTAAAAGAAGGTTTTTGGTGGGTAGAATTAAGTAGTGATACAGATATTATTGGAGAAAGAGATGAAATTAGACATCGCTTAATGGCTCATTTTTATGGGGTTTGGGATCATATTAAAAATTCTGGAGATTTTCCAGAAGCAGCTAATCTGGCCTTAGATTGGATAGGCTCAATTCCTGGAAGAAGGGAGTCTAGAAGATTTATGGGAGATTATATCTTAACAGAAGGAGACTTGCTAGGAAATACTCAATTTGACGATGCAATAGCTTTTGGAGGGTGGAGTTTAGATGAACATTGTCCAGGAGGAATTGAAAATCTAGATGAACCAGCTAGTTATTTTCACGCACGTTTTAGTGAAGTTTATCAAATACCATTTAGATGTTTATACTCAAAAAATATTGATAATTTATTATTTGCAGGTAGAAATATAAGTGTATCTCATATTGCGTTGTCTTCAACTAGAATTATAGGAACATGTTCAATGTTGGGACAAGCAGCAGGAGCTGCTGCAGCAATGTGTGTTCAAAAAGGAGTAAATCCAAGAGGCTTGTATAAAAAACATATGAATCAATTGCAAGAACAATTACTTAGAGATGATTCTTATTTTCCTAATAGACCTGCTAATGATCCAATGGATAAAGCTAAAAAAGCAGACTTAATTGTAGCTTCATCAACTTCTTCAGGTAATGTTAAATTATTATTAGATGGTGTTTCTAGAGATGAAATTGATAAACCTCACCATTGGCAATCTGAAGGTTTGAATGCTGAATTACAATTAGAATGGAGAAGCCCTGTAAATTTAACAAGTGTTGAAATGAAGTTTGATACTAATTTGCAACGTAAAATGATGATGCATAAAAATCCTAAAAAAAACGAAGGACAAATTTTAGGAATTCCACCAGAATTAGCTAAAAGCTTTGTAGTTGAAGCTAGGGTTAAAGGGAATTGGAAAAAATTAGGAGCGGTAGATAATAATAAAACACGTTTAGTAAAAGTTAATTTTGACAAAATAAAGACAACTGCAGTACGAGTAAAAATTGATGAGACTTATGGTGCTCCAAATGTTAAAATGTTTGAAATTCGTTGCTATTAA